Proteins from a single region of Gasterosteus aculeatus chromosome Y, fGasAcu3.hap1.1, whole genome shotgun sequence:
- the LOC120809071 gene encoding histone H2A-like, which produces MSGRGKTGGKARAKAKTRSSRAGLQFPVGRVHRHLRKGNYAQRVGAGAPVYLAAVLEYLTAEILELAGNAARDNKKTRIIPRHLQLAVRNDEELNKLLGGVTIAQGGVLPNIQAVLLPKKTEKPAKK; this is translated from the coding sequence ATGAGCGGCAGAGGTAAAACCGGTGGAAAGGCCCGAgcgaaggcaaagacccgctcctctcgtgctggactccagttcccagtcggtcgcgtccacagacatctgcgcaaagggaactatgcgcagcgtgtcggcgcaggagcccccgtctacctggcggccgtgctggagtacctgaccgctgagatcctggagctggctggaaacgccgcccgcgacaacaagaagacccgcatcatcccgcgtcacctgcagctggctgtccgcaacgacgaggagctcaacaagctgctgggcggagtgaccatcgctcagggcggcgtgctgcccaacatccaggcggtgctgctgcccaagaagaccgagaagcccgccaagaagtaA